From Actinomycetota bacterium, a single genomic window includes:
- a CDS encoding sugar ABC transporter permease, with protein sequence MRHGQYRFIVGFLVLPLALYAIFVISPFVQAFYYSLTNWTGVSPQFDFVGLQNFQTLTQDSLFLRAVRNNLVLLVGMPLAVILLALFYAFLLNVGGAGSGVGVRGVRGSGFYKLAFFLPQVLSVPVIAVIWAVILDPTPTGLVNSAMRRVGFGGSGWLADPNLALYCVLWVLVWGSVGFYLVLFNAAMSSIPRDIYEAALIDGAGRVATFFRVTIPLLWDTIQTSWVYLAILALDVYALVAVMTPGPGGPANATQVISLQIAQNGFQFGRAGYASAMGVVLFFFTLIIAAIMLRATRRQRIEY encoded by the coding sequence ATGCGACACGGTCAGTACCGGTTCATCGTGGGCTTCCTGGTCCTGCCCCTGGCGTTGTACGCGATCTTCGTGATCTCGCCGTTCGTCCAGGCCTTCTACTACTCGCTGACGAACTGGACCGGCGTCTCGCCACAGTTTGACTTCGTCGGGCTGCAGAACTTCCAGACGCTGACGCAGGACTCGCTGTTCCTGCGCGCGGTGCGGAACAACCTGGTGCTGCTGGTGGGCATGCCGCTGGCGGTGATCCTGCTGGCCCTGTTCTACGCCTTCCTGCTGAACGTGGGCGGGGCGGGATCCGGCGTCGGCGTCAGGGGCGTGCGCGGGTCCGGGTTCTACAAGCTGGCCTTCTTCCTGCCGCAGGTGCTGTCGGTCCCGGTGATCGCCGTGATCTGGGCCGTCATCCTCGACCCGACGCCGACGGGCCTGGTCAACAGCGCCATGCGGCGCGTCGGGTTCGGGGGCTCGGGCTGGCTGGCCGACCCCAACCTGGCCCTGTACTGCGTGCTCTGGGTCCTGGTCTGGGGCAGCGTCGGGTTCTACCTGGTGCTGTTCAACGCCGCCATGTCCTCGATCCCCAGGGACATCTACGAGGCGGCGCTGATCGACGGGGCCGGGCGGGTGGCCACCTTCTTCCGGGTCACGATCCCGCTGCTGTGGGACACGATCCAGACCTCCTGGGTGTACCTGGCGATCCTCGCCCTGGACGTCTACGCCCTGGTCGCGGTGATGACCCCCGGGCCGGGCGGACCGGCCAACGCCACCCAGGTGATCTCCCTCCAGATCGCCCAGAACGGCTTCCAGTTCGGCCGCGCCGGCTATGCGTCGGCGATGGGTGTCGTCCTGTTCTTCT